The proteins below are encoded in one region of Streptomyces marianii:
- a CDS encoding LCP family protein: MAALAVLLAAATAAGVWVYRDLQGNIRSADVDNKIGDDRPPSTSPGSKNILVVGSDSRAGANARYGSGSTTMRSDTLMVLHLAASRKWATVVSFPRDSWVKVPACDRGDGSTSSPHHAKINEAFAIGGTGGEVAGAAACAIKTVEQSTGLRIDHFMSVDFQGFKGMVNALDGMEVCPTAAIRDEKARLDIPAGCQTVRDEDALGYVRARYGVGDGSDLGRIGRQQEFMRALADRAQQKLTSPGAMYGLLDSATKSLTTDKALAGIQPLYGLVSRLKAIPPGRLTFVTVPNYPRSMDVPSDTANVVWQYPAAADLFAALARDREVRKETVAAAGEKPLYASSVRVRVLNGTGTPGLAWEAAQSLRRAGFTVTGTGNASAAARTSVTHPAGLGEQARALASRLPGTTVAESADAPEGMVTLTVGGDFTGMP, from the coding sequence GTGGCGGCACTCGCGGTGCTGCTCGCCGCCGCCACGGCCGCCGGCGTCTGGGTCTACCGGGACCTGCAGGGCAACATCCGTTCCGCGGACGTGGACAACAAGATCGGAGACGACCGCCCGCCCAGCACGAGTCCCGGCTCCAAGAACATCCTCGTGGTCGGTTCCGACTCGCGGGCCGGGGCCAATGCCCGGTACGGCAGTGGTTCGACCACCATGCGGTCCGACACGCTGATGGTCCTCCACCTCGCGGCGAGCCGGAAGTGGGCGACCGTGGTGTCCTTCCCCCGCGACTCGTGGGTGAAGGTGCCGGCGTGCGACCGCGGCGACGGCAGCACCTCGAGCCCCCACCACGCCAAGATCAACGAGGCGTTCGCGATCGGGGGCACCGGCGGGGAGGTCGCGGGCGCCGCCGCCTGCGCGATCAAGACGGTCGAGCAGAGCACCGGACTGCGCATCGACCACTTCATGTCGGTGGACTTCCAGGGGTTCAAGGGCATGGTCAACGCCCTCGACGGGATGGAGGTCTGCCCCACCGCCGCGATCCGTGACGAGAAGGCCCGCCTCGACATCCCCGCCGGCTGCCAGACCGTGCGGGACGAGGACGCCCTCGGCTATGTACGCGCCCGCTACGGCGTCGGCGACGGTTCCGACCTCGGACGCATCGGCCGGCAGCAGGAGTTCATGCGTGCCCTGGCCGACCGGGCGCAGCAGAAGCTGACCAGCCCCGGCGCGATGTACGGGCTGCTGGACTCCGCCACCAAGTCGCTCACCACGGACAAGGCGCTCGCCGGGATCCAGCCCCTGTACGGTCTCGTCTCCCGGCTCAAGGCGATCCCACCCGGCCGGCTGACGTTCGTGACCGTGCCCAACTACCCCCGCAGCATGGACGTGCCGTCCGACACGGCGAACGTCGTCTGGCAGTACCCGGCGGCCGCCGATCTGTTCGCGGCACTCGCCCGGGACCGGGAGGTCCGCAAGGAGACCGTCGCGGCCGCCGGAGAGAAGCCCCTGTACGCGAGCAGCGTCCGCGTACGGGTGCTCAACGGCACCGGCACACCGGGTCTCGCCTGGGAGGCCGCCCAGTCGCTGCGCCGGGCCGGATTCACCGTCACCGGAACCGGCAACGCGTCCGCGGCGGCCCGGACCTCCGTGACCCATCCGGCGGGGCTCGGAGAGCAGGCCCGCGCCCTGGCCTCCCGGCTGCCGGGGACAACCGTGGCGGAGAGTGCCGACGCGCCGGAGGGCATGGTCACCCTGACGGTGGGGGGTGACTTCACCGGCATGCCCTGA
- a CDS encoding flotillin family protein has product MSPVVIAVVGVAVLLVLLALVVITRYKVAGPSEAFIITGRRGKKATDPETGRIFTDNSGQKVVVGGGVFVVPFVQQRFILDLSSRHIPVAVRGAVTLRGIKANLEGVAIVKVGGSEDSIRAAAQRFLVQQDGIVGFTQEVLSGALRSIVGRMSVEDIIRDRAAFAGQVAEEAEASLSGQGLVLDAFQIQDITTEGSYLEDLGRPEAARAKQEADIAEAVARRASEQARLKAEEEIAVAQRTFALKQAEIKAETDEAAAKAAAAGPLAEADRQQEILSQQEKVAERRAALTDRELDTQVRKPADAARYQAEQEAEARRVALVKEAEADAQRARLTGEGEKAHRAALADAVRIEGEAEAAAIAARGSAEAEAMQKKADAFERYGDAAVLQMLVEVLPQVVGKAAEPLGAIDKMTVISTDGAGKLPRAVADNVAQGLELLGSTTGVDLAELLRGITQKGPKPEPGKAVENGPVPIA; this is encoded by the coding sequence ATGAGTCCAGTCGTCATCGCCGTGGTGGGAGTCGCCGTACTCCTCGTCCTGCTGGCCCTCGTCGTGATCACGCGATACAAGGTCGCAGGCCCCAGTGAGGCGTTCATCATCACCGGCCGGCGCGGCAAGAAGGCCACCGATCCCGAGACCGGGCGGATCTTCACCGACAACAGCGGCCAGAAGGTCGTCGTCGGCGGTGGCGTGTTCGTCGTGCCGTTCGTGCAGCAGAGGTTCATCCTCGACCTCTCCAGCAGGCACATCCCCGTCGCCGTCCGGGGCGCGGTCACGCTGCGCGGTATCAAGGCCAACCTGGAGGGCGTGGCGATCGTCAAGGTCGGCGGGAGCGAGGACTCGATCCGGGCCGCCGCCCAGCGCTTCCTCGTCCAGCAGGACGGGATCGTCGGCTTCACCCAGGAGGTGCTCTCCGGCGCGCTGCGCTCCATCGTCGGCCGGATGTCGGTGGAGGACATCATCCGGGACCGGGCCGCCTTCGCCGGCCAGGTCGCGGAGGAGGCCGAGGCCAGCCTCTCGGGACAGGGCCTCGTGCTGGACGCGTTCCAGATCCAGGACATCACCACCGAGGGCTCCTACCTCGAGGACCTCGGACGCCCGGAGGCGGCGCGGGCCAAGCAGGAGGCCGACATCGCCGAGGCGGTGGCCCGGCGGGCCTCGGAGCAGGCGCGACTGAAGGCAGAGGAGGAGATCGCCGTCGCGCAGCGGACGTTCGCCCTCAAGCAGGCCGAGATCAAGGCGGAGACGGACGAGGCGGCCGCGAAGGCCGCCGCGGCCGGGCCGCTCGCCGAGGCCGACCGGCAGCAGGAGATCCTCAGCCAGCAGGAGAAGGTCGCGGAACGCCGGGCGGCCCTGACCGACAGGGAACTCGACACCCAGGTCCGCAAGCCCGCCGACGCGGCCCGGTACCAGGCCGAGCAGGAGGCCGAGGCGCGTCGTGTCGCCCTGGTGAAGGAGGCCGAGGCCGACGCCCAGCGCGCCCGTCTGACCGGTGAGGGCGAGAAGGCGCACCGCGCGGCGCTCGCCGACGCGGTCCGTATCGAGGGCGAGGCGGAGGCCGCAGCGATCGCCGCCAGGGGGTCGGCCGAGGCGGAGGCCATGCAGAAGAAGGCCGACGCCTTCGAGCGGTACGGCGACGCCGCGGTGCTGCAGATGCTCGTCGAGGTACTGCCGCAGGTGGTCGGCAAGGCTGCCGAACCGCTCGGCGCGATCGACAAGATGACCGTCATCTCCACCGACGGCGCCGGCAAGCTGCCGCGAGCCGTGGCGGACAACGTCGCCCAGGGCCTGGAGCTCCTGGGTTCCACCACGGGGGTCGACCTCGCCGAGCTGCTGCGGGGCATCACGCAGAAGGGCCCGAAGCCGGAGCCCGGCA